The following coding sequences are from one Beggiatoa alba B18LD window:
- a CDS encoding FeoC-like transcriptional regulator: protein MTLTTLKSYLIQHHQATLIDLAHHFNRDPETVKAALEHWVQKGKVKHNTLEACQKSCCKNAGLDVYEWLDA, encoded by the coding sequence ATGACATTAACCACACTAAAAAGTTATTTAATACAGCATCATCAGGCAACATTGATAGATTTAGCCCATCATTTCAACCGTGACCCAGAAACCGTTAAAGCAGCTTTAGAACATTGGGTACAAAAAGGAAAAGTGAAACACAATACACTAGAGGCTTGCCAAAAAAGTTGCTGCAAAAATGCAGGGTTAGATGTATATGAATGGCTGGATGCTTAA